One Pygocentrus nattereri isolate fPygNat1 chromosome 23, fPygNat1.pri, whole genome shotgun sequence genomic window carries:
- the LOC108437034 gene encoding ribonuclease-like 3 has product MELHQLAVVLLLALCAHAQPADVMSRYKHFLNQHVFGNMNTGLCDSVIRTRKITAGITNNCKEINTFILATHEQVRAVCQEGGIPKGRNLYESTKPFAVVICRLRSGDRRPSCTYDGKRSTRTITVACDQQWPVHYEEDRLFVY; this is encoded by the coding sequence ATGGAGCTACATCAGCTTGCCGTAGTTCTGCTGCTGGCCTTGTGTGCTCATGCTCAACCTGCAGATGTGATGAGTCGCTACAAGCACTTCCTCAACCAGCATGTGTTTGGGAACATGAACACAGGCCTGTGTGACAGCGTGATCCGGACTCGGAAAATCACAGCAGGAATCACCAACAACTGCAAAGAAATCAATACCTTCATCTTAGCGACACATGAACAGGTCCGAGCTGTATGCCAAGAGGGAGGCATACCTAAGGGTCGAAATCTCTATGAAAGCACCAAACCTTTTGCAGTGGTCATCTGCCGTTTGAGAAGTGGAGACAGACGCCCTTCTTGTACATATGATGGTAAAAGGAGCACTCGGACCATCACAGTGGCATGTGACCAGCAGTGGCCAGTGCATTATGAGGAAGACCGTCTTTTCGTTTATTAA
- the LOC108437076 gene encoding zinc finger protein 37-like isoform X2: protein MLFLPPAKGESCGTKDFQTKLSQELNQSQNNENISARVKTESDEDPIWACYAALEKQWDSDATGIKTGDPWIKSEPSELDKHDPMTIRVSNQNALSTLQERGPQANSAAALSSITVKDEEPIWGCYRSITGTVVDYHSQPSSGNTSQQAFQCPLAGLAQCIANIDRFSCSVSSKRLTTPTQVMSTVHQTKDPVQQKTQASGKQHLKNCTSKSFSANKPSELVGQPVYRPQPLASLTQCILDLDSFSCPVSSKKLTTPTQVMSPVHQTKDPVQQKAQPSGKQHLKDCTSKSFSANKPSELVGQPVYRPQPLASLTQCIADLDNFSCSVSSKKLTTPTQVMSPVHQTKDPIQQKAQPSGKQHLKDCTSKSITAYKPSELVGRPVYHPQPLRDTIVHQKLKVPKVILVPLSSCPVDNVPNVTLKQAHALNYSKPEAQQTTNKVNSPYAGQQGQTGKCGEENRLQLRSAQEKMLEKTNKASCRYCQHCQQNIRSHYKEGGPYKIPSTSKLSNLPRNWKCCKCDVAFTQPGNLSYHLAKKHKSSFPCQKCGMAFDTKNKLQYHKYSHESSVSCDKCGKVCRSTFHLRYHKFIHNEDAVKHFCELCGKGFRLKSSLQVHMTVHTDERRHECPDCKATFKVSSHLARHRLMHTDSRPFSCPVCKIGFRTKANVQAHLKTHEKRSGERKRGMRKRKRKLSESEEEWQEEDDVEEEGDESDEEEDEHDEEENVE, encoded by the exons ATGTTGTTCCTTCCTCCAGCTAAGGGAGAGAGCTGTGGGACAAAGGACTTCCAGACTAAACTGTCACAGGAACTCAATCAAAGCCAGAACAATGAAAATATATCAGCACGGGTCAAAACGGAAAGTGATGAAGACCCCATTTGGGCGTGTTATGCCGCATTAGAAAAACAGTGGGACAGCGACGCTACTGGAATTAAAACAGGAGATCCCTGGATAAAATCTGAGCCCTCAGAACTTGACAAGCATGACCCAATGACCATTCGTGTTTCTAATCAGAACGCTCTATCAACTTTGCAGGAACGTGGACCCCAGGCAAACAGTGCTGCAGCTCTTAGCAGCATCACTGTAAAGGATGAAGAACCCATCTGGGGGTGCTACAGATCCATCACAGGGACTGTGGTGGATTACCATTCCCAACCTTCATCTGGGAACACTTCACAGCAGGCATTCCAGTGCCCACTAGCCGGTCTGGCACAGTGTATAGCAAATATAGACCGCTTTAGCTGCTCTGTCTCTTCAAAGAGgttaaccacacccactcaggTCATGTCCACAGTGCATCAGACTAAGGATCCAGTTCAGCAGAAGACACAAGCTTCAGGCAAGCAACATCTGAAGAACTGTACTTCCAAAAGCTTTTCTGCCAACAAGCCTTCAGAGCTTGTTGGCCAGCCTGTATACCGTCCACAACCACTAGCCAGTCTGACACAGTGTATATTGGATCTCGACAGCTTTAGCTGCCCTGTTTCTTCAAAGAAgttaaccacacccactcaggTCATGTCCCCAGTGCATCAGACTAAGGATCCAGTTCAGCAGAAGGCACAACCTTCAGGCAAGCAACATCTTAAGGACTGTACTTCCAAAAGCTTTTCTGCCAACAAGCCTTCAGAGCTTGTTGGCCAGCCTGTATACCGTCCACAACCACTAGCCAGTCTGACACAGTGTATAGCGGATCTCGACAACTTTAGCTGCTCTGTTTCTTCAAAGAAGTTAACCACACCCACCCAGGTCATGTCCCCAGTGCATCAGACTAAG GATCCAATTCAGCAGAAGGCACAACCTTCAGGCAAGCAACATCTGAAGGACTGTACTTCCAAAAGCATTACTGCTTACAAGCCTTCAGAGCTTGTTGGCAGGCCTGTATACCATCCACAACCACTCAGAGACACTATTGTGCACCAGAA ATTGAAGGTACCTAAAGTTATCTTGGTTCCTTTGTCCTCATGCCCTGTTGACAATGTCCCAAATGTGACCCTCAAACAAGCACATGCTCTGAATTACAGCAAACCTGAAGCACAACAGACCACAAATAAGGTAAATTCTCCATATGCAGGACAACAAGGGCAAACTGGAAAGTGTGGTGAAGAAAACCGGTTGCAGCTGAGATCTGCCCAAGAGAAGATGTTAGAGAAGACCAACAAAGCCTCCTGTCGTTACTGTCAACACTGTCAACAAAATATACGCTCACATTATAAGGAAGGAGGTCCGTATAAAATTCCGAGCACATCAAAGTTAAGCAACTTGCCAAGAAACTGGAAATGCTGCAAGTGTGACGTTGCTTTCACTCAACCAGGAAACTTAAGTTATCACTTAGCTAAGAAGCACAAGTCTTCCTTCCCATGCCAAAAGTGTGGCATGGCATTTGACACTAAAAACAAGTTGCAATATCATAAATATTCCCATGAATCCTCTGTCTCGTGCGATAAGTGCGGGAAGGTCTGCCGCTCTACGTTTCATCTCAGGTATCACAAATTTATTCACAATGAAGATGCGGTCAAACACTTCTGTGAGCTGTGCGGCAAGGGCTTCAGACTAAAATCATCCCTCCAGGTGCACATGACCGTGCACACTGACGAAAGACGACACGAGTGTCCAGACTGCAAAGCCACGTTTAAGGTTTCCAGTCACCTCGCCAGACATCGACTCATGCATACAGACTCGAGGCCGTTCTCATGCCCTGTGTGCAAGATCGGCTTCAGAACCAAGGCTAATGTGCAAGCTCACCTGAAGACTCACGAGAAAAgaagcggcgagaggaagagagggatgaggaaaagaaaaagaaagctgtCTGAGTCAGAGGAGGAGTGGCAAGAGGAAGACGATGTGGAAGAGGAAGGGGATGAATCagatgaagaggaagatgaaCATGATGAAGAAGAGAACGTGGAGTAG
- the LOC108437076 gene encoding zinc finger protein 568-like isoform X1: MLFLPPAKGESCGTKDFQTKLSQELNQSQNNENISARVKTESDEDPIWACYAALEKQWDSDATGIKTGDPWIKSEPSELDKHDPMTIRVSNQNALSTLQERGPQANSAAALSSITVKDEEPIWGCYRSITGTVVDYHSQPSSGNTSQQAFQCPLAGLAQCIANIDRFSCSVSSKRLTTPTQVMSTVHQTKDPVQQKTQASGKQHLKNCTSKSFSANKPSELVGQPVYRPQPLASLTQCILDLDSFSCPVSSKKLTTPTQVMSPVHQTKDPVQQKAQPSGKQHLKDCTSKSFSANKPSELVGQPVYRPQPLASLTQCIADLDNFSCSVSSKKLTTPTQVMSPVHQTKDPIQQKAQPSGKQHLKDCTSKSITAYKPSELVGRPVYHPQPLRDTIVHQKLSPVHQTKDPMQQKAQPSGKQHLKDCTSKSITAYKPSELVGRPVYHPQPLRDTIVHQKLKVPKVILVPLSSCPVDNVPNVTLKQAHALNYSKPEAQQTTNKVNSPYAGQQGQTGKCGEENRLQLRSAQEKMLEKTNKASCRYCQHCQQNIRSHYKEGGPYKIPSTSKLSNLPRNWKCCKCDVAFTQPGNLSYHLAKKHKSSFPCQKCGMAFDTKNKLQYHKYSHESSVSCDKCGKVCRSTFHLRYHKFIHNEDAVKHFCELCGKGFRLKSSLQVHMTVHTDERRHECPDCKATFKVSSHLARHRLMHTDSRPFSCPVCKIGFRTKANVQAHLKTHEKRSGERKRGMRKRKRKLSESEEEWQEEDDVEEEGDESDEEEDEHDEEENVE; the protein is encoded by the exons ATGTTGTTCCTTCCTCCAGCTAAGGGAGAGAGCTGTGGGACAAAGGACTTCCAGACTAAACTGTCACAGGAACTCAATCAAAGCCAGAACAATGAAAATATATCAGCACGGGTCAAAACGGAAAGTGATGAAGACCCCATTTGGGCGTGTTATGCCGCATTAGAAAAACAGTGGGACAGCGACGCTACTGGAATTAAAACAGGAGATCCCTGGATAAAATCTGAGCCCTCAGAACTTGACAAGCATGACCCAATGACCATTCGTGTTTCTAATCAGAACGCTCTATCAACTTTGCAGGAACGTGGACCCCAGGCAAACAGTGCTGCAGCTCTTAGCAGCATCACTGTAAAGGATGAAGAACCCATCTGGGGGTGCTACAGATCCATCACAGGGACTGTGGTGGATTACCATTCCCAACCTTCATCTGGGAACACTTCACAGCAGGCATTCCAGTGCCCACTAGCCGGTCTGGCACAGTGTATAGCAAATATAGACCGCTTTAGCTGCTCTGTCTCTTCAAAGAGgttaaccacacccactcaggTCATGTCCACAGTGCATCAGACTAAGGATCCAGTTCAGCAGAAGACACAAGCTTCAGGCAAGCAACATCTGAAGAACTGTACTTCCAAAAGCTTTTCTGCCAACAAGCCTTCAGAGCTTGTTGGCCAGCCTGTATACCGTCCACAACCACTAGCCAGTCTGACACAGTGTATATTGGATCTCGACAGCTTTAGCTGCCCTGTTTCTTCAAAGAAgttaaccacacccactcaggTCATGTCCCCAGTGCATCAGACTAAGGATCCAGTTCAGCAGAAGGCACAACCTTCAGGCAAGCAACATCTTAAGGACTGTACTTCCAAAAGCTTTTCTGCCAACAAGCCTTCAGAGCTTGTTGGCCAGCCTGTATACCGTCCACAACCACTAGCCAGTCTGACACAGTGTATAGCGGATCTCGACAACTTTAGCTGCTCTGTTTCTTCAAAGAAGTTAACCACACCCACCCAGGTCATGTCCCCAGTGCATCAGACTAAG GATCCAATTCAGCAGAAGGCACAACCTTCAGGCAAGCAACATCTGAAGGACTGTACTTCCAAAAGCATTACTGCTTACAAGCCTTCAGAGCTTGTTGGCAGGCCTGTATACCATCCACAACCACTCAGAGACACTATTGTGCACCAGAAATTGTCCCCAGTGCATCAGACTAAGGATCCAATGCAGCAGAAGGCACAACCTTCAGGCAAGCAACATCTGAAGGACTGTACTTCCAAAAGCATTACTGCTTACAAGCCTTCAGAGCTTGTTGGCAGGCCTGTATACCATCCACAACCACTCAGAGACACTATTGTGCACCAGAAATTGAAGGTACCTAAAGTTATCTTGGTTCCTTTGTCCTCATGCCCTGTTGACAATGTCCCAAATGTGACCCTCAAACAAGCACATGCTCTGAATTACAGCAAACCTGAAGCACAACAGACCACAAATAAGGTAAATTCTCCATATGCAGGACAACAAGGGCAAACTGGAAAGTGTGGTGAAGAAAACCGGTTGCAGCTGAGATCTGCCCAAGAGAAGATGTTAGAGAAGACCAACAAAGCCTCCTGTCGTTACTGTCAACACTGTCAACAAAATATACGCTCACATTATAAGGAAGGAGGTCCGTATAAAATTCCGAGCACATCAAAGTTAAGCAACTTGCCAAGAAACTGGAAATGCTGCAAGTGTGACGTTGCTTTCACTCAACCAGGAAACTTAAGTTATCACTTAGCTAAGAAGCACAAGTCTTCCTTCCCATGCCAAAAGTGTGGCATGGCATTTGACACTAAAAACAAGTTGCAATATCATAAATATTCCCATGAATCCTCTGTCTCGTGCGATAAGTGCGGGAAGGTCTGCCGCTCTACGTTTCATCTCAGGTATCACAAATTTATTCACAATGAAGATGCGGTCAAACACTTCTGTGAGCTGTGCGGCAAGGGCTTCAGACTAAAATCATCCCTCCAGGTGCACATGACCGTGCACACTGACGAAAGACGACACGAGTGTCCAGACTGCAAAGCCACGTTTAAGGTTTCCAGTCACCTCGCCAGACATCGACTCATGCATACAGACTCGAGGCCGTTCTCATGCCCTGTGTGCAAGATCGGCTTCAGAACCAAGGCTAATGTGCAAGCTCACCTGAAGACTCACGAGAAAAgaagcggcgagaggaagagagggatgaggaaaagaaaaagaaagctgtCTGAGTCAGAGGAGGAGTGGCAAGAGGAAGACGATGTGGAAGAGGAAGGGGATGAATCagatgaagaggaagatgaaCATGATGAAGAAGAGAACGTGGAGTAG